Proteins found in one Mucilaginibacter inviolabilis genomic segment:
- a CDS encoding site-specific integrase: protein MHIYIRLNINGQREEWSTGKRCLREEWNGQTKRIRGNKEEARITNAWLDVLYTRAYSCRLELYTSGKPFQAVHIRKLMQGEEIDPPKMLSEAWSYHTNQIAGLLGKDYTPGTLAKYKTVYRVIKKYVAMKNKADDIRLDEIDYRFVRDFEYYLKTDYGVKINTAIQMVKKLRTVIKIAYEIGWVKRDPFIAYRVRHEEVHREYLTSNELNELAKKRLRKRRLNIVRDLFLFSCYTGLSYADTVKLKRADILKGEDGGLWIQTYRTKNNNRVRVPLLSPALRLVEHYKDYPRILDEDFILPKISNQKANAYLKDITSMMGWTKRLTFHCARHTFATTVTLTNGVPIETVGQMLGHKSINTTQLYARITDTKVSRDMKPLKKKYVGQELFLTEEEID, encoded by the coding sequence TTGCACATCTACATCCGACTGAACATTAATGGACAGCGCGAGGAATGGTCAACCGGAAAGAGATGCTTGCGTGAAGAATGGAACGGTCAGACTAAACGGATCAGAGGAAATAAAGAGGAGGCCCGTATTACCAATGCCTGGCTGGATGTGCTCTACACAAGAGCTTATTCCTGCAGGCTTGAACTCTACACTTCGGGAAAGCCATTTCAGGCAGTACATATCCGCAAGCTGATGCAGGGCGAGGAAATTGATCCGCCAAAAATGCTGTCAGAAGCGTGGAGCTATCATACAAATCAAATAGCTGGGCTACTGGGGAAGGATTATACCCCGGGAACACTTGCCAAATACAAGACGGTTTACAGAGTTATTAAAAAGTACGTCGCCATGAAAAATAAAGCCGACGATATTCGTTTGGACGAGATAGATTATCGGTTTGTACGTGATTTCGAGTACTACCTTAAAACGGACTACGGCGTTAAGATTAATACCGCTATACAGATGGTCAAAAAGTTAAGGACGGTGATAAAGATAGCTTATGAGATTGGATGGGTAAAACGTGATCCATTCATCGCCTATAGGGTAAGGCATGAGGAAGTACATCGGGAATATCTGACCAGCAATGAACTTAATGAGCTAGCAAAAAAGCGGCTCAGGAAGAGGCGGCTTAATATTGTAAGGGATTTATTTCTTTTTAGTTGCTACACCGGTCTTTCCTATGCCGATACGGTTAAGCTTAAACGGGCTGATATATTGAAAGGTGAGGATGGTGGACTTTGGATTCAGACCTACAGGACGAAAAATAACAATCGCGTAAGAGTTCCCCTATTGAGCCCGGCGTTGCGTCTTGTTGAACACTATAAAGATTATCCGAGAATTCTGGATGAAGATTTTATCCTACCTAAAATAAGCAATCAAAAGGCTAATGCCTACCTCAAAGATATAACCAGCATGATGGGCTGGACAAAACGGCTGACTTTTCATTGCGCCCGGCACACTTTTGCAACTACTGTAACACTGACCAACGGGGTTCCGATTGAAACTGTAGGACAGATGCTTGGACATAAAAGTATTAATACTACTCAGTTATATGCCCGCATAACCGACACCAAGGTCAGCAGAGACATGAAGCCGCTAAAGAAAAAATATGTTGGCCAGGAGCTCTTTCTAACGGAAGAGGAAATCGATTGA
- a CDS encoding tyrosine-type recombinase/integrase, whose amino-acid sequence MDQYEESDNPGYANVFWSCKLSVQKLLNNKDCTFMEFTKAHHEAYERQISKNSESTKSIYLRTLYRVWNLAIADEIVTKEYHPKRHIKFKVYKRIRTKKRSIKSVYFQRILKLNYPEDSREYRSHLLLQFMYYARGINFNDMLKLKFDSLQNNGLVYKRSKNKRDYNFELHPKAMKIVNTFLTYPVQSDAGYVFPFIFQAHDTARKIHTRIKSALKDFNEDAKAIANVVGWEIQFTSNSLRHGFASHLNEANVGIRIIQEALGHETQLQTQTYLDDIDGSVVTEAINNALL is encoded by the coding sequence ATTGACCAATACGAAGAATCAGATAATCCGGGATATGCAAATGTATTTTGGAGTTGTAAGCTTAGTGTTCAGAAATTGCTCAATAATAAAGATTGCACATTCATGGAATTCACCAAAGCACATCATGAAGCTTATGAGCGACAGATCTCAAAGAATTCAGAGTCTACTAAGAGTATTTATCTAAGAACGCTTTACAGGGTTTGGAATCTTGCTATTGCAGATGAGATCGTAACTAAGGAATACCATCCAAAAAGACACATAAAATTCAAGGTCTATAAAAGGATCCGCACCAAGAAGCGATCTATCAAATCCGTTTATTTCCAACGCATATTAAAACTAAACTACCCAGAAGATAGCCGGGAATACAGATCACACCTATTATTACAGTTTATGTATTATGCCAGGGGTATCAATTTCAATGATATGTTGAAACTGAAATTTGACAGCCTTCAAAATAATGGTCTGGTCTATAAACGTTCAAAGAATAAAAGGGATTATAACTTTGAACTGCACCCTAAAGCGATGAAGATTGTAAATACATTTCTGACCTATCCTGTTCAATCTGATGCGGGGTATGTCTTTCCATTTATCTTCCAAGCACATGATACCGCAAGAAAGATCCATACCCGTATTAAATCAGCCTTAAAAGATTTTAATGAAGATGCCAAAGCTATCGCCAATGTTGTCGGATGGGAGATCCAGTTCACTTCGAATTCTCTCAGGCACGGTTTTGCAAGTCATCTAAATGAAGCAAACGTTGGCATTAGGATTATCCAAGAGGCTTTAGGGCATGAAACCCAATTACAGACTCAAACTTACCTCGACGATATAGATGGTAGCGTTGTTACCGAAGCAATAAATAATGCGTTATTGTAA
- a CDS encoding type I restriction-modification system subunit M: protein MSEELQQRLRTQLWMVANTLRGNMSASDFMYFSLGFIFYKYLSEKIELYVNKELKADGLSFKQAWEGNDETLKAAIKETSMQDLGYFVPPEHLYSSMIELIGKKENILPALERSMKRIEDSTVGQDSEEDFGGLFSDIDLASPKLGRTADDKNRLVSDVLLALNGIDFGLQDAHEIDILGDAYEYMISQFAAGAGKKAGEFYTPQEVSQILADIVTTGKPRLKDVYDPTCGSGSLLLRTAQNGHADVLYGQEKNPTTFNLCRMNMLLHGVKYNNFDIRNGDTLEANEFGDRQFDAVVANPPFSATWTAASKFNGDDRFSSAGVLAPQSKADYAFILHMIHHLNEQGTMACVAPHGVLFRGSSEGKIRRFLIEKKNYIDAIIGLPANIFYGTSIPTCIIIAKKCRKQDDNILFIDASKEFEKVKTQNKLRKDHMEKIVETYRNRTEIEKYSHCASLQEIAENDYNLNIPRYVDTFEEEEEIDIQAVMREIKELEAQRAGLDQEIEVYLKELGLVF from the coding sequence ATGAGTGAAGAACTACAACAACGACTACGCACCCAGCTTTGGATGGTGGCTAATACGTTAAGAGGAAATATGTCGGCAAGCGACTTTATGTATTTTTCTTTGGGATTTATATTTTACAAATACTTGTCAGAAAAAATAGAACTCTATGTTAATAAGGAGTTAAAAGCTGATGGTCTCTCATTCAAACAAGCTTGGGAAGGCAATGACGAAACGTTAAAGGCAGCCATCAAAGAAACCAGTATGCAGGACCTAGGATACTTTGTCCCACCTGAACATCTATACTCTAGCATGATTGAGCTAATCGGGAAGAAGGAGAATATCCTGCCAGCTTTGGAGCGCTCAATGAAAAGGATCGAAGACAGCACCGTCGGACAAGATAGTGAAGAAGATTTTGGAGGTTTGTTTTCCGATATCGACCTTGCCTCTCCTAAACTGGGGAGAACGGCTGATGACAAGAATCGCCTTGTAAGCGATGTGCTTCTGGCATTGAATGGCATTGACTTTGGTTTACAGGATGCTCACGAAATCGATATTCTAGGTGACGCCTATGAATACATGATCTCTCAGTTTGCGGCAGGGGCAGGTAAAAAAGCAGGAGAATTCTATACCCCACAGGAAGTTAGTCAGATATTGGCCGACATTGTGACCACCGGAAAACCTCGATTAAAAGATGTTTATGATCCTACCTGTGGCAGCGGTTCGTTATTGCTTCGTACCGCGCAAAATGGGCATGCTGACGTGCTCTATGGGCAGGAAAAGAATCCAACCACCTTTAATCTTTGCCGCATGAATATGTTGTTGCATGGTGTCAAATACAATAATTTTGACATACGTAACGGGGATACTTTAGAAGCGAATGAGTTTGGCGACCGTCAATTTGATGCGGTAGTAGCCAACCCTCCTTTTTCCGCGACCTGGACTGCCGCTTCAAAATTCAACGGTGACGACCGCTTTAGCTCCGCAGGCGTATTGGCACCCCAGTCTAAAGCTGACTATGCATTTATTCTGCACATGATTCATCATTTAAATGAACAGGGTACTATGGCTTGTGTAGCTCCGCACGGTGTTTTATTCCGGGGGAGTTCAGAAGGAAAAATTCGCCGCTTCCTGATCGAAAAGAAAAATTATATTGATGCCATCATAGGGCTGCCTGCTAATATTTTTTACGGTACCAGCATCCCGACCTGTATTATCATCGCTAAAAAATGCCGCAAACAAGATGATAATATCCTGTTCATCGACGCCAGCAAGGAGTTTGAAAAGGTCAAAACACAGAACAAACTCCGGAAGGACCACATGGAGAAAATTGTTGAAACCTACCGAAATCGCACCGAAATCGAAAAATACAGCCACTGTGCCTCCCTACAGGAGATTGCAGAAAACGATTACAATCTCAATATTCCCCGCTATGTCGATACTTTCGAAGAAGAAGAAGAGATTGATATCCAGGCCGTCATGCGTGAAATTAAAGAACTTGAAGCCCAACGCGCTGGCCTTGACCAAGAAATCGAGGTTTATCTAAAAGAACTTGGACTTGTTTTTTAA
- a CDS encoding restriction endonuclease subunit S, translated as MRFQEFEEHWEELILNDAVLMSSGGTPSMQRPEYWGGNIPFISASSMHDTVISNSHQYITIEGLKSGSKLIKKGNLLLLVRGSMLWKQIPICYNKVDVAFNQDVKGIVANDKTTSLFLLYWFKSKEAILKDMVTSTGIGAGKFDSNSLLSLSLLLPNKSEQSKISKTLWLIDERIQTQNKIIEELNVLKAAVTKRIFSGKLKFTDNRGNDFPKWEWKKLEDIGEFSGGGTPASSNSSFWSGNIPWISSSDLSENDIHSINITRFITESAIINSATKLFAAPVILIVSRVGVGKVAYSEKNLCTSQDFLNMHKFSCNGLFLTYLLSIEMKKAASSTQGTSIKGISSMEIKLKHIFLPCIAEQNKIADFLDTLDKKVDAESRVLQKLILQKQYLLQHLFI; from the coding sequence TTGAGATTCCAAGAGTTTGAAGAACATTGGGAGGAATTGATTCTTAACGACGCTGTTTTAATGAGTAGTGGCGGAACACCATCCATGCAACGACCAGAGTACTGGGGAGGTAATATCCCGTTTATCTCGGCGAGTTCTATGCATGATACAGTCATATCAAACAGTCACCAATACATAACAATAGAGGGGCTGAAAAGTGGATCTAAACTTATTAAAAAAGGCAATTTATTATTGTTAGTCCGAGGTAGTATGCTGTGGAAGCAGATTCCAATTTGTTACAACAAAGTTGATGTAGCATTTAACCAGGATGTAAAAGGCATAGTTGCTAATGACAAAACAACATCACTGTTTTTGTTATATTGGTTTAAATCAAAAGAAGCCATATTAAAAGATATGGTAACATCTACTGGTATTGGTGCCGGAAAATTTGATTCCAACAGCCTTTTAAGTCTGTCTTTACTGCTACCAAATAAATCTGAGCAATCAAAAATCTCAAAAACCCTTTGGTTAATTGACGAAAGGATTCAAACCCAAAACAAAATAATTGAGGAGTTAAACGTGTTAAAAGCGGCGGTAACTAAAAGGATATTTTCAGGGAAATTGAAATTTACAGATAACAGAGGAAACGATTTTCCCAAATGGGAATGGAAGAAGCTAGAAGATATTGGAGAGTTTTCAGGTGGAGGCACTCCTGCCTCTTCTAATTCAAGTTTTTGGAGTGGCAATATTCCTTGGATATCATCTTCAGATCTATCTGAAAATGATATTCATTCAATAAATATTACGAGATTTATCACCGAAAGTGCTATCATCAACTCAGCAACTAAACTTTTTGCGGCTCCTGTAATTTTAATCGTTTCAAGAGTAGGTGTTGGGAAAGTTGCTTACTCAGAAAAAAACCTTTGTACCAGTCAAGATTTTTTGAATATGCATAAATTCAGTTGTAACGGCTTATTCCTTACATATCTACTTTCTATAGAGATGAAAAAAGCAGCGTCGAGTACACAAGGCACTTCAATTAAAGGAATTTCTTCGATGGAAATTAAATTGAAACATATTTTCCTCCCTTGCATTGCTGAGCAAAACAAGATTGCTGATTTTCTAGATACTTTAGATAAGAAAGTTGATGCAGAATCACGTGTATTGCAGAAATTGATTCTACAGAAGCAGTATCTTTTACAACACCTTTTTATATAA
- a CDS encoding helix-turn-helix domain-containing protein codes for MSGFSLHLSCFSKYLNVTPDDLLTKKDLENFKNELFEILKPLKEAQTLQQQKWLRSKDVRKLLNISAGTLQNMRVAGTISHNKVGKIFFYKAEDIDKMLSGAEKKSPKRKP; via the coding sequence ATGTCCGGCTTTTCTTTACATTTGTCCTGTTTTTCTAAATATTTGAATGTGACTCCAGACGATTTATTGACCAAAAAGGACCTTGAGAATTTTAAAAACGAGCTATTCGAAATCTTAAAACCGCTCAAGGAAGCGCAAACTCTGCAACAGCAAAAGTGGCTTAGGAGTAAAGACGTGCGAAAGCTTTTAAATATATCTGCCGGTACTTTGCAGAATATGCGGGTCGCCGGAACCATAAGCCATAATAAGGTCGGTAAGATATTCTTTTATAAAGCCGAGGATATTGACAAAATGCTTTCCGGGGCTGAAAAAAAAAGCCCGAAAAGGAAGCCATAA
- a CDS encoding type I restriction endonuclease subunit R, which produces MTAQSEQILENGLIKTLLEIGYEQVVLKEEENLYANFKSQLEKHNKKQLALIGRTKFSDKEFEKIRIHLEGGTRFEKAKKLRDLYPLETEDGERVWIEFLNKIKWCQNEFQVSNQITVEGRKKCRYDVTILINGLPLVQIELKKRGLELKEAYNQVQRYHKTSFEGLFDYIQLFVISNGVNTRYFANNPNGGYKFTFNWTDAENTPFNDLEKFASHFLEKCSLGKMISKYIVLHEGDKSLMALRPYQYYAVERILDRIENSTKNGYIWHTTGAGKTLTSFKAAQLASEIDGIDKVIFVVDRRDLDTQTQSEYESFEPKAVDSTDNTYELIKRLSGNSKIIITTIQKLNNAVTRDRYNKHLQKVRDQKVVMIFDECHRSQFGDSHKNIRRFFNNLQFFGFTGTPIFSENANEHTTAEVFGECLHRYLIKDAIADENVLGFLVEYYKGRNEAGEDYMNQVRMQEIAKFILANFHKSTFDGEYNAVFATQSVAALLKYYKLFKELQPKIKIGAVFTYEANVSQDDEFTGINQGFATESVAADELQLIIDDYNGMFATSFSTENFGAYYDDVNLRMKKKKPDMEPLDLLLVVNMFLTGFDAKKLNTLYVDKNLEYHGLVQAFSRTNRILNEKKRFGKVICFRNLKDNVDAAIRLFSNNQPNEFIIREPFEKVKQELNELMTDFKKKYPEVQSVDALQSEYDKKDFVLAFREIIKKRAEIQVYEDFEADDKSFAMSEQEFMDFRSKYLDIAIGPIKSPVDPLSVVAEPQEPYGEEVTLDDIDFCLELLRSDVINVAYILELIANLNPSSHDYEQQKRQILDTMIKDAGMRNKAKLIDGFMRQNIDNDKDGFNKAKADGTMDLETRLAAYVTQERGKAVQDLAQEEAIEVGALNNFLAEYDYLKREKMEIVQEAVRQRKAGLIERRTILDRVVKKLRNIIDIYNWD; this is translated from the coding sequence ATGACAGCCCAGAGTGAACAGATATTAGAAAATGGTCTCATCAAAACTTTACTGGAGATTGGCTATGAGCAAGTTGTGTTGAAGGAAGAGGAGAACCTGTACGCGAACTTTAAATCACAACTTGAAAAACATAATAAAAAACAACTTGCGCTAATTGGCCGAACAAAGTTTTCGGACAAAGAATTTGAAAAGATACGAATTCATTTAGAAGGCGGTACACGCTTTGAGAAGGCTAAAAAGCTACGAGATCTTTACCCTCTGGAAACGGAAGATGGAGAACGGGTTTGGATTGAATTTTTGAATAAAATTAAATGGTGCCAGAATGAGTTTCAGGTTTCTAATCAGATAACGGTCGAAGGACGGAAGAAATGCCGATATGATGTGACCATTTTGATCAACGGTTTACCATTGGTTCAGATAGAACTCAAAAAAAGAGGCCTAGAGTTAAAGGAGGCATATAATCAAGTACAACGTTATCATAAAACATCTTTTGAAGGTTTGTTTGATTATATCCAGTTGTTCGTGATATCCAATGGGGTTAATACTCGCTATTTTGCTAATAATCCGAATGGAGGCTACAAGTTTACCTTTAACTGGACGGATGCAGAAAATACTCCATTTAATGATCTGGAAAAGTTCGCCAGCCATTTCCTGGAGAAATGCAGTCTAGGTAAGATGATCAGCAAGTACATTGTGCTGCATGAGGGCGACAAAAGCTTGATGGCACTTCGTCCTTATCAATACTATGCAGTAGAAAGGATTCTTGACCGGATCGAAAACTCCACTAAGAATGGTTATATCTGGCATACCACGGGTGCAGGTAAGACCTTAACATCCTTTAAAGCTGCACAATTGGCCTCGGAAATCGACGGTATCGATAAGGTGATCTTTGTCGTGGACCGACGGGACTTAGATACGCAGACCCAAAGTGAATATGAATCTTTTGAGCCTAAAGCGGTTGATAGCACCGACAACACCTATGAGCTGATCAAACGCTTGAGCGGGAATTCGAAAATCATTATCACGACTATCCAAAAACTGAACAATGCAGTAACACGCGATCGATATAACAAGCATTTACAAAAAGTTCGCGACCAAAAGGTTGTCATGATCTTTGATGAATGCCACCGCAGCCAGTTCGGGGATTCGCATAAAAACATCCGGCGCTTTTTTAACAACCTTCAATTTTTCGGTTTTACGGGTACGCCTATTTTTAGTGAAAACGCGAATGAACACACCACCGCTGAAGTATTCGGGGAATGTCTACATCGTTATCTGATAAAGGATGCCATTGCTGATGAGAATGTTTTAGGCTTTCTCGTCGAGTATTACAAAGGCAGGAATGAGGCTGGGGAGGATTACATGAACCAGGTACGGATGCAGGAAATCGCTAAATTTATACTGGCCAATTTCCACAAGTCCACTTTCGATGGAGAATATAATGCAGTCTTCGCCACTCAATCGGTCGCTGCGTTATTGAAATATTACAAGTTATTTAAAGAGTTGCAGCCTAAGATTAAGATCGGGGCAGTGTTTACCTACGAAGCGAACGTTAGTCAGGATGATGAATTTACAGGGATCAATCAGGGCTTTGCTACCGAATCCGTGGCTGCTGATGAGTTACAATTGATTATTGATGACTACAATGGAATGTTCGCCACTTCTTTTAGCACGGAGAATTTTGGCGCTTATTACGATGATGTCAATCTCCGAATGAAAAAGAAAAAGCCAGACATGGAGCCGCTGGACCTATTGCTGGTGGTCAATATGTTTCTTACCGGATTTGACGCCAAAAAACTCAATACATTGTATGTAGATAAGAATCTGGAATACCATGGGCTAGTTCAAGCATTCAGCCGTACAAACCGGATATTGAATGAAAAGAAGCGTTTCGGTAAAGTGATCTGCTTCCGTAACCTTAAAGACAATGTGGATGCTGCTATTCGGCTTTTCAGTAACAACCAGCCCAACGAATTCATTATTCGTGAACCATTCGAAAAGGTCAAGCAGGAGTTGAATGAACTCATGACTGATTTCAAAAAGAAGTACCCGGAAGTGCAATCTGTAGATGCCTTACAAAGCGAATATGATAAAAAAGACTTCGTGCTTGCTTTCCGGGAGATCATTAAAAAAAGAGCAGAGATCCAAGTTTATGAAGATTTTGAAGCTGATGATAAATCGTTTGCAATGTCAGAGCAAGAGTTCATGGATTTCCGTAGCAAATATCTCGACATCGCTATCGGGCCGATTAAATCACCTGTCGATCCACTGTCTGTAGTAGCTGAACCGCAAGAACCATACGGTGAAGAAGTGACGCTGGACGATATCGACTTTTGTCTGGAGTTGTTGCGCAGCGATGTGATCAATGTAGCCTATATCCTGGAACTCATCGCCAACCTGAATCCATCAAGTCACGATTATGAGCAGCAAAAACGGCAGATACTGGATACCATGATCAAAGATGCGGGCATGCGTAACAAGGCCAAACTAATCGATGGTTTCATGCGGCAAAATATCGATAACGACAAGGACGGTTTCAACAAAGCCAAGGCAGATGGCACCATGGATCTGGAGACCCGACTTGCTGCTTACGTAACACAAGAACGGGGTAAAGCAGTACAAGATCTGGCGCAAGAAGAAGCAATCGAAGTTGGTGCGCTGAATAACTTTTTGGCGGAATATGACTACCTCAAACGTGAAAAGATGGAGATCGTTCAAGAAGCAGTACGCCAAAGAAAGGCGGGCTTGATCGAACGCCGCACGATCCTGGATCGGGTGGTCAAAAAACTGCGTAATATTATTGATATCTATAATTGGGATTAA
- a CDS encoding helix-turn-helix domain-containing protein, with translation MTEFGLYLAKKSVNKAEVSRKTGIGKSRLSELAMNPSARLRADELYLIALAIDSDPAEILSHLFKGLKLKE, from the coding sequence ATGACAGAGTTCGGTCTTTATCTTGCAAAAAAATCCGTTAATAAAGCGGAGGTTTCCCGTAAGACAGGAATCGGCAAATCAAGATTAAGCGAATTGGCCATGAATCCCTCAGCAAGATTAAGAGCAGACGAGCTATATTTGATCGCCTTGGCAATTGATTCAGATCCGGCCGAAATTTTAAGCCACTTGTTTAAAGGCCTAAAACTTAAGGAATAA
- a CDS encoding restriction endonuclease subunit S, which translates to MASKTNKMANVPNLRFQEFEGDWEKKNLGDVADISRGKSKHRPRDAAFLYGGKYPFIQTGDVKSAGLYLYKYTQTYSDAGLKQSKLWNENTLCITIAANIAETTILKIKACFPDSIIGLIPYKNKASVFFIKHQFDKFKVDVQKLSQGIAQANLNQEKLSNIQFWFPSLVEQQKIASFLSLIDQRIETQNKIIEELESLNSCLLERIFSKQLRFTNAEGRSYEEWRAMTLGDIGDVKMCRRIFNQETAVIGEIPFFKIGSFGKTADAYITRELFEDYKKRFSFPKKGDVLISAAGTIGRITVYTGEDAYFQDSNIVWIDNDESIVINDFLFYVLKIVKYNTEGGTIQRLYNNILKSTKFSCPCLHEQREIANFFSRLYQKIEVEKTVLKGYEKQKQYLLLNIFI; encoded by the coding sequence ATGGCGAGTAAAACAAATAAAATGGCCAATGTTCCAAATTTGAGATTCCAAGAGTTTGAGGGCGATTGGGAGAAAAAAAATTTGGGAGACGTGGCTGACATTAGTAGAGGGAAATCAAAACATAGACCAAGGGATGCTGCATTCCTCTATGGCGGGAAATATCCATTCATACAAACGGGAGACGTAAAAAGTGCAGGGTTATATTTATATAAGTACACGCAGACCTATTCCGATGCCGGGTTAAAGCAAAGTAAATTATGGAATGAAAATACCTTGTGCATCACAATTGCTGCAAATATTGCAGAAACAACTATTCTGAAAATCAAAGCCTGCTTTCCCGATAGTATAATAGGATTGATCCCATATAAAAATAAAGCGTCCGTGTTTTTTATAAAACATCAGTTTGATAAATTTAAAGTTGATGTACAAAAGCTTTCTCAGGGAATTGCTCAGGCTAATTTAAATCAAGAAAAGCTATCCAACATTCAATTTTGGTTTCCATCACTGGTCGAGCAACAGAAAATTGCATCTTTTCTTTCATTAATAGACCAACGAATTGAAACCCAAAACAAAATAATTGAGGAACTTGAATCTTTAAATAGTTGTTTACTTGAACGAATATTTTCAAAACAGCTGCGATTCACGAATGCGGAAGGCAGAAGTTACGAGGAATGGAGAGCAATGACGTTGGGCGATATTGGCGATGTAAAAATGTGTAGAAGAATATTTAATCAGGAGACAGCAGTTATTGGTGAAATACCCTTTTTCAAAATTGGTTCTTTCGGTAAAACAGCTGACGCTTATATCACCCGTGAATTATTTGAAGATTATAAGAAAAGGTTTTCATTTCCAAAAAAGGGGGACGTCTTAATCTCCGCAGCAGGCACAATAGGTAGAATAACTGTTTATACAGGTGAAGATGCCTATTTTCAAGATTCTAATATAGTTTGGATTGACAATGATGAGTCAATAGTCATCAATGATTTTCTATTTTACGTCCTCAAGATTGTAAAATATAATACTGAAGGAGGAACGATTCAACGATTGTATAATAATATATTAAAGTCAACAAAATTTTCCTGTCCTTGTCTCCATGAACAACGTGAGATTGCCAACTTCTTTTCGAGATTATATCAAAAAATTGAAGTTGAAAAGACAGTATTGAAAGGTTACGAAAAACAGAAGCAATACCTTTTACTTAATATCTTTATATAA
- a CDS encoding tyrosine-type recombinase/integrase, protein MTEQKKISEIIDLWKADKKQYVKRSTYSAYMLLVENHLNPAFGRKDHVEEADVQAFVFQKLDDGLSHKSVKDILIVLKMALKFGAKHKWLEYRPFDIQFPTEREKNNVEVLSRTDQRKVMNYVQEHFTFRNLGIYICLSAGVRIGEICALTWDDVDTDNGVISVRRTIQRIYTIDEGIRKTEVMIDTPKTKNSIREIPMNRDLLKMLKPIKKIINHQFYILTNDAKPTEPRTYRSYYQKFMRTLNMPILKFHGLRHSFATRCIESKCDYKTVSVLLGHSNISTTLNLYVHPNMEQKKKCIEQMFKAIR, encoded by the coding sequence ATGACCGAACAAAAGAAAATTTCAGAAATCATTGATCTGTGGAAAGCAGATAAAAAGCAGTATGTTAAAAGATCAACTTACTCAGCCTATATGCTGTTGGTAGAGAACCATCTTAATCCGGCATTTGGCCGGAAGGACCATGTAGAAGAGGCTGATGTGCAGGCATTCGTTTTTCAAAAACTGGATGACGGATTGAGTCATAAGTCCGTTAAGGATATTTTGATTGTGTTAAAAATGGCTTTGAAATTCGGCGCTAAACATAAGTGGCTAGAATATCGCCCATTTGACATTCAGTTTCCGACGGAAAGAGAAAAGAATAATGTAGAGGTGCTCAGCCGCACTGATCAAAGGAAAGTAATGAATTATGTACAGGAACATTTTACCTTTCGCAACCTCGGCATTTATATCTGTTTGAGCGCAGGCGTCCGCATCGGTGAAATCTGTGCATTGACTTGGGACGACGTCGACACTGATAATGGCGTTATAAGTGTCAGGAGAACCATCCAGCGAATTTATACCATTGATGAGGGGATTCGTAAAACCGAAGTGATGATTGATACGCCAAAAACGAAGAATTCCATACGAGAGATCCCGATGAACCGGGATCTGCTGAAAATGCTTAAACCAATCAAAAAGATTATCAATCATCAATTTTATATTTTGACCAATGATGCCAAGCCCACCGAACCGCGTACATATCGCAGTTATTACCAAAAATTCATGCGGACGTTGAATATGCCAATACTCAAATTCCATGGTTTACGCCATAGTTTCGCAACACGCTGTATAGAAAGTAAATGTGATTATAAGACCGTCAGTGTGCTCTTAGGTCATTCCAATATCAGTACAACATTAAACTTATATGTCCATCCTAATATGGAACAGAAAAAAAAATGCATCGAACAGATGTTTAAAGCAATAAGGTAG